From one Lotus japonicus ecotype B-129 chromosome 3, LjGifu_v1.2 genomic stretch:
- the LOC130744922 gene encoding uncharacterized protein LOC130744922 has protein sequence MRAHFINFFRKDGGPRPWFSNIKLNKVSDAQKHFLEADFTVEEIWDVVKTFDGNRAPRPDGFRRLVRGLNPTFIALIPKGGQQEQISDYRPISLIGSIYKLLSKVLSVRLSSVLPCLLSQNQFAFTAGLQIADCSLIANEIVHTMASRPEGGLLFKIYFAKAYDNVEWDFMLELLQEMGFGKKWISWMQVCVSTASLAVLVNGSPSDFFNIQKGLRQGDSLSPLLFNIVANGMSCMLNQLLEGDAPCGVELVPGFRINHLQFADDSLLFSNCDEFQFQTLSMAIEAYLYSSGLKVNFNKSAVYGVNAHPSLVQQAASWWNFKIGTLPFIYLGSPLGGNPRRLSFWNPVLENMTAKLGLWSSRFLSLSGRLVLIKSVMNAIPLYYMALYKAPKGIIQRIEKIMRRFLWGGPSGENKIMWVAWEDLCKGTRFGGLGVGFLEWKNKDMLLKWVWRFGREGDALWREVVCKKYGLPLQLISFNVDPADVKKLSKPLADVYGIWRDSGLVGNVFRDGIACHIGRGSGVFFRLDMWVGSVPFRVAFPRVFALAVNKRALVWECGTVVGPQWGETADTDLLIWKHDNMRLYSVKSMCAVVEARWFTEEGWYVPQFLKPILPSKIALFLWQRRWLIFFCIVPGFGCYGQLCYRGRALRGSAPELVSTLLAEWSLLRKNTSRILWELIPYALCWEIWMARNNVIFHEKLFDAKAIWESHVFLLFTWIRAWWQDCPYDVNQFARGFSKIDLHSKGSVRPVIPWKPSQGTTLKFNVDGSFQSGKAGIGGILRNNARKVIGKFSRKVEVRRADEAEVLAILYALLFYQQFMVCSVEIEIDSSLVVDWGHKLRESLAVEFFGPILQLIYVLMFAAAAVVVFAVCFADCCCCCFVWLLFLVAVSPGFCL, from the exons ATGCGAGCCCACTTCATTAATTTTTTCCGAAAGGATGGTGGTCCTAGGCCGTGGTTCTCCAACATAAAATTAAACAAGGTGTCAGATGCACAAAAGCATTTTTTGGAAGCTGATTTTACAGTGGAGGAAATATGGGATGTGGTGAAAACTTTTGATGGAAATAGAGCCCCGAGACCTGATGGTTTCA GGCGGCTAGTAAGGGGATTAAATCCTACTTTTATAGCTCTTATTCCTAAAGGGGGTCAACAAGAGCAAATATCAGACTACAGGCCAATCAGCTTAATTGGAAGTATTTATAAATTGTTGTCAAAAGTCCTTTCTGTGCGTCTGAGTTCGGTGCTGCCATGTTTGTTAAGTCAGAATCAATTCGCTTTCACAGCAGGCCTCCAGATTGCAGATTGCTCTTTAATTGCTAATGAAATTGTTCACACCATGGCTTCAAGGCCAGAAGGAGGTttgttatttaaaatttattttgcaAAAGCTTATGATAATGTTGAATGGGATTTTATGCTGGAGCTTCTGCAGGAAATGGGTTTTGGGAAAAAATGGATTAGTTGGATGCAGGTTTGTGTTTCTACAGCTTCTTTGGCGGTCCTGGTTAATGGCTCGCCTTCTGATTTTTTCAATATTCAGAAGGGATTGCGTCAGGGTGACTCCCTCTCACCTTTACTATTTAATATTGTGGCAAATGGGATGTCTTGCATGCTTAATCAGCTACTAGAAGGGGATGCACCATGTGGAGTGGAATTGGTGCCGGGGTTCCGCATAAATCATTTACAGTTTGCAGATGATTCTTTGCTGTTTTCTAACTGTGATGAGTTTCAGTTCCAGACTTTGTCTATGGCAATTGAAGCTTATTTATACAGTTCAGGTTTGAaagtaaattttaataaatcagCGGTGTACGGGGTGAATGCTCATCCTTCTTTGGTTCAGCAAGCTGCATCTTGGTGGAATTTTAAAATAGGTACACTACCTTTCATTTATCTTGGGTCTCCATTGGGTGGTAATCCTAGAAGATTGTCTTTCTGGAATCCGGTGCTGGAAAATATGACTGCAAAACTGGGCTTATGGAGTTCCCGCTTTTTGTCTTTAAGTGGGCGATTAGTATTGATAAAATCTGTTATGAATGCTATTCCATTGTACTATATGGCTCTTTACAAAGCTCCAAAGGGGATAATTCAACGGATAGAGAAGATTATGCGTCGTTTCTTATGGGGAGGCCCTTCCGGTGAAAATAAAATCATGTGGGTAGCATGGGAAGATTTATGCAAGGGTACTCGGTTTGGAGGATTAGGAGTTGGTTTCCTTGAGTGGAAAAATAAGGATATGCTTTTGAAGTGGGTGTGGCGGTTTGGAAGGGAGGGAGATGCACTATGGAGGGAGGTGGTTTGTAAAAAATATGGCTTACCACTACAGCTGATATCTTTTAATGTTGATCCTGCTGATGTGAAAAAATTATCTAAGCCTTTGGCAGATGTGTATGGCATTTGGCGTGATAGTGGGCTAGTGGGAAATGTTTTTAGGGATGGGATAGCTTGCCATATAGGGAGGGGGAGTGGTGTATTTTTCCGGTTGGATATGTGGGTAGGCTCTGTGCCTTTTCGAGTGGCTTTCCCTCGGGTGTTTGCTTTGGCAGTAAATAAAAGGGCATTGGTGTGGGAGTGTGGCACGGTTGTAGGTCCTCAGTGG GGGGAGACAGCGGATACAGATTTGCTCATTTGGAAACATGATAATATGAGACTATACAGTGTTAAGTCTATGTGTGCAGTAGTGGAAGCTCGGTGGTTCACTGAGGAGGGATGGTATGTCCCTCAATTCTTGAAGCCTATTTTACCTTCAAAAATTGCTTTATTTTTGTGGCAG AGACGGTGGCTCATCTTTTTTTGCATTGTCCCCGGATTTGGATGCTATGGACAGCTGTGTTACAGAGGGAGGGCACTACGTGGTTCTGCTCCAGAATTAGTTTCAACATTGCTGGCTGAATGGAGCCTGTTACGCAAAAATACCTCAAGAATTTTGTGGGAGTTGATTCCTTATGCATTGTGCTGGGAGATATGGATGGCTCGGAATAATGTGATTTTCCATGAAAAACTTTTTGATGCAAAAGCCATTTGGGAGTCTcatgtatttttattatttacttggATAAGAGCTTGGTGGCAAGATTGTCCTTATGATGTAAATCAGTTTGCAAGGGGTTTCTCAAAAATTGATTTACATTCTAAGGGTAGTGTGCGGCCTGTCATACCTTGGAAACCATCTCAAGGAACGACTTTGAAATTCAATGTGGATGGTTCTTTCCAATCAGGAAAAGCAGGCATTGGGGGGATTCTGAGGAACAATGCGAGGAAGGTGATTGGGAAATTTTCTAGAAAGGTGGAGGTAAGACGAGCGGATGAGGCGGAGGTTTTGGCAATCTTGTATGCCTTATTATTTTATCAGCAGTTCATGGTATGCTCGGTAGAAATTGAGATTGACTCAAGTCTTGTTGTGGATTGG GGCCACAAGCTAAGGGAGAGTTTGGCTGTGGAATTTTTCGGCCCAATTTTGCAGCTG ATTTATGTTCTGAtgtttgctgctgctgctgttgttgTTTTTGCTGTCTGTTTtgctgattgttgttgttgctgttttgtCTGGCTGCTGTTTCTGGTTGCTGTTTCGCCTGGATTCTGTCTCTGA
- the LOC130744923 gene encoding uncharacterized protein LOC130744923, with protein sequence MKIIFLFLIVSFCVQGYEIDGGRIHKPKKQQFHRLHDHQSTQGSIDDDFDCVEIYKQPAFQHPLLKNHKIQLFPTFMRTRMQNRSSYLGKANKDENSMRGCRPGKVPIIKTTMRQKLKTHPSSRSELDNFTQYSKSYPGHHFATLDTTQDITFHGASAAISTYNLSLHANQYSICGFWIQSGPPTELNSIQVGTGIHPSLYGDHQIRLTAHWTADGYHKTGCFNQLCPGFVQVHSQFSLGEVLKHSSVIGSEEKYLSDIKVKQDKFTGHWWLFGSLDHIPMGYWPKQIFTHLSKGSSLVRYGGETFAPPNTISPPMGSGRLPQELFKNSGYIADLMIVDSNYNEVEVNSKYMKPNCDTTSNCYDVLYHGYEGPFYRQAFLFGGPGGQCGI encoded by the exons atgaaaataatatttCTCTTTCTGATTGTTAGTTTTTGTGTacaaggctatgaaattgatgGAGGAAGAATACACAAACCAAAGAAACAACAATTTCATAGATTACATGACCACCAAAGCACCCAG GGTTCAATAGATGATGATTTTGATTGCGTTGAAATTTATAAGCAACCTGCTTTTCAACACCCTTTactaaaaaatcacaaaattcaG CTTTTTCCAACTTTTATGAGGACTCGCATGCAAAATAGATCATCTTACCTTGGTAAAGCTAACAAAGATGAAAATTCCATGAGAGGATGTCGTCCCGGTAAAGTGCCCATTATCAAGACAACAATGAGACAGAAGTTGAAAACTCATCCATCTTCAAGATCCGAACTTGATAATTTTACTCAATATTCTAAAAGTTACCCTGGGCATCAT TTTGCTACCCTGGATACAACCCAGGATATAACGTTTCATGGAGCAAGTGCAGCTATTAGCACGTATAATTTATCGCTTCATGCAAACCAATATAGCATATGTGGATTTTGGATTCAAAGTGGTCCACCTACAGAACTCAATAGTATACAAGTCGGAACCGGT ATTCATCCTAGCTTGTATGGAGACCATCAAATACGTTTAACTGCACATTGGACA GCAGATGGCTATCATAAAACTGGATGTTTTAATCAACTATGTCCAGGTTTTGTGCAAGTCCATTCACAATTTAGCTTAGGAGAAGTCTTAAAGCACAGCTCTGTTATTGGATCAgaagaaaaatatttatcaGATATAAAAGTCAAACAG GATAAATTCACAGGTCATTGGTGGTTGTTTGGTAGTCTTGATCATATTCCAATGGGATATTGGCCTAAACAAATATTTACTCACTTAAGTAAGGGTTCGTCTTTGGTTAGATATGGTggtgaaacatttgctccgccCAATACGATTAGTCCCCCAATGGGTAGTGGAAGATTGCCTCAAGAGTTATTCAAAAACTCGGGTTACATTGCAGATCTAATGATTGTGGATTCAAATTACAATGAAGTTGAAGTAAATTCCAAGTACATGAAGCCAAATTGTGACACAACATCTAATTGTTATGACGTGTTGTATCATGGTTATGAAGGACCTTTTTATCGCCAAGCCTTTCTCTTTGGTGGGCCAGGTGGGCAATGCGGTATATGA